In a single window of the Hymenobacter sp. YIM 151858-1 genome:
- a CDS encoding HEAT repeat domain-containing protein: protein MTLTTTYLKEQVLAADWAAARQAAAALVQRGGADIFQFFLALLEQPNAELRNQAALALRDIGDPQAVGPLFQAIHNPANRNNRGTLVYALERLDCSHYGKALIELLFYGNYEVKSMALKVLEAQAIDFSPADLESIEAQWEQLQRQPELCPEYPLWKEELEEVMAYVRGATGSEL, encoded by the coding sequence ATGACGCTGACAACAACCTACTTAAAAGAGCAAGTCCTGGCAGCTGACTGGGCTGCCGCCCGCCAGGCAGCCGCTGCATTGGTGCAACGCGGCGGGGCGGATATTTTCCAGTTTTTCCTGGCGCTGTTGGAGCAACCCAACGCGGAACTGCGCAATCAAGCGGCATTGGCCTTGCGGGACATTGGGGATCCGCAAGCCGTAGGGCCGCTGTTTCAAGCCATTCACAACCCTGCCAACCGGAACAACCGCGGCACGCTGGTGTATGCGCTCGAAAGGCTGGACTGCTCCCACTATGGGAAAGCATTGATCGAGCTGCTCTTCTACGGCAACTACGAGGTAAAATCCATGGCTTTGAAGGTGCTGGAAGCGCAGGCAATCGACTTCTCCCCCGCCGACTTGGAGTCCATCGAAGCCCAGTGGGAGCAGTTGCAGCGGCAACCGGAACTGTGTCCAGAGTACCCCTTGTGGAAAGAGGAACTGGAGGAAGTAATGGCGTATGTACGGGGCGCTACCGGAAGCGAACTTTAA
- a CDS encoding DUF5712 family protein, which translates to MERVEQAFDQAFGYDRPLSETFRYAHIMQHGIPEQCAALRTQALQEQQQR; encoded by the coding sequence TTGGAGCGGGTAGAACAGGCGTTTGACCAAGCGTTCGGCTACGACCGGCCGCTGAGCGAGACGTTCCGGTATGCCCACATCATGCAGCACGGCATCCCGGAGCAGTGCGCGGCGTTGCGGACACAGGCGCTGCAGGAGCAGCAGCAACGCTAG
- a CDS encoding DUF5712 family protein, with protein MNPWRELVSSNPQLRAFALAATNPTAANLGRGIVGRCLVCFAKAERAPTSGPRDRAVQLGEAPRGQTEEGEQTHVHGLVSRREDLNWYHLSPLTNHKATQRGVVTGGFERKQFFGAGRTGV; from the coding sequence GTGAACCCTTGGCGTGAACTAGTAAGCAGCAACCCGCAGCTGCGGGCTTTTGCGCTGGCGGCGACGAACCCGACCGCGGCCAACTTAGGCAGGGGCATCGTGGGCCGCTGCCTAGTGTGCTTTGCCAAGGCGGAGCGCGCGCCCACGAGCGGCCCCCGGGACCGGGCGGTGCAGCTGGGCGAGGCGCCCCGGGGCCAGACCGAGGAGGGCGAGCAGACGCACGTGCACGGCCTGGTCAGCCGCCGCGAGGACTTGAATTGGTACCACCTAAGTCCGCTGACGAATCACAAGGCTACCCAACGCGGCGTTGTAACGGGCGGCTTCGAGCGCAAGCAGTTTTTTGGAGCGGGTAGAACAGGCGTTTGA
- a CDS encoding PAS domain-containing protein gives MATPDSAAALHPTSAGHPPAPSELALEALPWGVLLLTANGTVTYLNAAAAALWGVSVQAVLGQQAAKVEPAVLPPAVVQALSQAATDPADYWLPHTQQWIGLRTAPAPAGQRWVFWDNVTARKQVELALRLQREQLQRTIDSSLDLVQVFEAVRDEQGEVIDFTWVLNNAAAERVYGDVIGQRLCQLNPGVVKEGIFDTFKQVVETGVPDQSERHYVHEQFDGWFLQSSVKSGDGVTTTTHDITNRKKAEQELRQSQHLLQSVFDVSLNPIAYHKAVRDAAGRIVDFEFELENRPARHYMAASRTGRRYSEAYPGILDSEVFRLYCAVVETGRPLDTEVPLRLQGTDRWFHLQAVKLDDGLVATAVDVTERRQAQAELLRLQQELAQQATTNYQALLAATTQGFCRLQLLFDEAGQHAVDFRYLELNPAFAAHSGLTTEALGKTVSELVPNLEPRWLETYGRVARTGQAEQLEYHVAQLGRWYDAHAFRVGPPDARQVGVLFSDITERKRREANLAFMAGLMSDFAPLSTVEQVMELAGRRLTQHLQLSHCFFVAVDPEARECTVLHHSRPAGLPAMTGTYPLATFHTEEDNQRLAAGQPMIVSDVDDGHRPAAQAAAYRAIGVRALVNTPYVAEGRWLFDLGVCRSEPGAWAPDDIGLLQEVAARVWLRLERAGAEEALRVSEEKYRTLFDTMAEGFALCALERDAAGQVVDVRYLELNRALQAQTGLDRQAMRGQPLSAVLPPADLARWLPRYAAISASGEPARFEEYAAGLARWFAVSVYPRPGEELAVFFRDITERKERERQQAFLLQFSDELRALGDAQMMEETGVRLLAEYLQLDRAYVFVLYPAEDRALVRSEQRAAHLASLGGEVRMSDFPETVVRIADETLVVHDTESDARFSALNRTSLHAVNLRAFVCASVRKGPKTVVWSLAAVSATPRTWTQAEVELIETVAERLWAAVEKAKAEAALRESKVKFASLFAASPAPFVILRPDAPRFTIVEVNDAYLRATMRTREELVGQGMLEAFPDNPADPDIAGVSTLRASLERVLATRQTDTLLDLQYDIARPDGTFEQRWWSPVNAPVLNERGEVVAIIHHVNDVTERHRAQQAVQGSEARLRGVLDGMGEGFGLLAPDFTILEHNREALRLDGRARGEIIGRLHWDVYPESESSELGHLLKQAMRQREPVSLEHQYAWEEGRARWLEMRAYPMDDGSLAVFWRDVTERRRTEAALRETEARHLAELEQQVARRTRELRESRDLLQTVFDTNLIAMSVLEAVRDEAGAIRDFRLRLVSKELERETGRSDLAGKLYAQEYPGIRSVGIFDLIVQTIETGQPQGMEYFYPHEGFDKWFACQFVKLGDGVVATNLDITERKTAEQERLKNLRLLEQAEAVAGLGSWDYDLATGTMRWSDGMYHLFGKPPGQPVGTDIYLTYAVDEDRARAEQLVARLTAGSGDVEETLRLRLGAAGKTIRVKAVVLPDETGRPARVLGVDLDITELQRLEADNLRLRLTRQQALFEAVQAAQETERGRIAESLHNGVGQTLYATKLQLDQVPAAPALQRTAELLAEAIRQTRAISHELVPLALNEFGLDTALQDICRKLGSRTLRFDCHVDLSELTHPLPQPLQIALYRIAQELAQNVVKHAQASEASLTLEAVPGFVLLRVEDNGVGFPAQTTAEAGMGLRSIRDRVALLGGHMEAGSATQVGTFVRLRLPIT, from the coding sequence ATGGCTACTCCTGATTCCGCCGCCGCTCTGCATCCCACGAGCGCCGGACACCCGCCGGCTCCATCAGAACTGGCGCTGGAGGCCCTGCCTTGGGGCGTGCTGCTGCTGACGGCAAACGGTACGGTGACCTACCTGAATGCGGCGGCGGCCGCCCTGTGGGGCGTATCAGTTCAGGCCGTGCTCGGTCAGCAAGCGGCCAAGGTGGAGCCGGCCGTGCTGCCGCCGGCCGTGGTGCAGGCACTCAGCCAGGCTGCCACAGACCCAGCCGATTACTGGCTGCCCCACACGCAGCAGTGGATTGGCCTGCGCACGGCCCCTGCGCCGGCGGGACAGCGCTGGGTATTCTGGGACAACGTGACGGCGCGCAAGCAGGTCGAGCTCGCGCTGCGGCTGCAACGCGAGCAGCTGCAGCGCACCATCGACAGCTCCCTGGATCTGGTGCAGGTGTTCGAGGCCGTGCGCGACGAGCAGGGCGAAGTAATCGATTTCACCTGGGTGCTGAACAACGCCGCCGCCGAGCGGGTGTACGGCGACGTCATCGGCCAGCGCCTGTGCCAGCTCAATCCCGGCGTGGTGAAAGAAGGCATTTTCGACACCTTCAAGCAGGTGGTCGAAACCGGCGTGCCCGACCAGTCGGAGCGGCACTACGTGCACGAGCAGTTCGACGGCTGGTTTCTGCAGTCCAGCGTCAAATCAGGCGACGGGGTGACGACGACCACCCACGACATCACCAACCGCAAAAAAGCCGAGCAGGAACTGCGCCAAAGCCAGCACTTGCTGCAATCGGTGTTCGACGTTTCCCTGAACCCCATTGCCTACCACAAAGCCGTGCGCGACGCCGCGGGGCGCATTGTCGACTTCGAATTCGAGCTGGAAAACCGCCCGGCGCGCCACTACATGGCAGCCAGCCGGACCGGGCGGCGGTACTCGGAAGCCTACCCGGGCATCCTCGACTCGGAGGTATTCCGGCTGTACTGCGCGGTGGTGGAAACCGGCCGGCCGCTGGACACCGAAGTGCCGCTGCGGCTTCAGGGCACCGACCGGTGGTTTCACCTGCAGGCCGTGAAGCTGGACGACGGCCTGGTGGCCACCGCCGTGGACGTGACCGAGCGGCGGCAGGCGCAGGCCGAGCTGCTGCGCCTGCAGCAGGAGCTGGCCCAGCAAGCAACCACCAACTACCAGGCCCTGCTGGCAGCCACCACCCAGGGCTTCTGCCGGCTGCAGCTGCTCTTCGACGAGGCCGGGCAGCACGCCGTCGACTTCCGCTACCTGGAGCTGAACCCGGCCTTTGCGGCGCACTCGGGCCTGACCACCGAGGCCCTGGGCAAGACCGTGAGCGAACTGGTGCCCAACCTGGAGCCGCGCTGGCTTGAAACGTACGGGCGCGTGGCCCGCACGGGGCAGGCCGAGCAGCTGGAGTACCACGTGGCGCAGCTAGGCCGTTGGTACGACGCGCACGCCTTCCGCGTGGGGCCGCCCGACGCGCGGCAGGTGGGCGTGCTGTTCAGCGACATCACCGAGCGCAAGCGGCGGGAGGCGAACCTGGCCTTTATGGCCGGCCTGATGAGCGACTTTGCGCCCTTGAGCACCGTCGAGCAGGTAATGGAGCTGGCGGGCCGGCGCCTCACCCAGCACCTGCAGCTGTCGCACTGCTTCTTCGTTGCCGTCGACCCGGAAGCCCGGGAGTGCACCGTTTTGCACCACAGCCGCCCGGCCGGGCTCCCGGCCATGACCGGCACGTATCCTCTGGCCACCTTCCACACCGAGGAAGACAACCAGCGGCTGGCGGCGGGCCAGCCCATGATTGTCAGCGACGTGGACGACGGCCACCGCCCGGCCGCGCAGGCCGCGGCATACCGCGCCATCGGCGTCCGGGCGCTGGTGAACACGCCCTACGTGGCTGAGGGGCGCTGGCTGTTTGACCTGGGCGTGTGCCGTTCCGAGCCAGGCGCGTGGGCGCCCGACGACATCGGGCTGTTGCAGGAGGTGGCGGCCCGGGTGTGGCTGCGGCTGGAACGCGCCGGCGCCGAGGAGGCCCTGCGCGTTTCCGAGGAGAAATACCGCACCTTGTTCGACACCATGGCCGAGGGCTTTGCCCTGTGTGCCCTGGAGCGCGACGCGGCCGGGCAGGTGGTGGACGTGCGCTACCTGGAGCTGAACCGGGCCCTGCAAGCGCAGACCGGCCTCGACCGCCAAGCGATGCGGGGCCAGCCGCTGTCAGCCGTGCTGCCGCCGGCCGATCTGGCGCGGTGGCTGCCGCGCTACGCGGCCATCAGTGCCAGCGGCGAGCCGGCCCGCTTCGAGGAATATGCGGCGGGCCTGGCGCGCTGGTTTGCCGTGAGCGTGTACCCGCGCCCGGGCGAGGAGCTGGCCGTTTTCTTCCGCGACATCACCGAGCGCAAAGAGCGCGAGCGACAGCAGGCGTTTTTACTGCAGTTCTCCGACGAGCTGCGCGCGCTGGGGGATGCGCAGATGATGGAGGAAACCGGCGTGCGGCTGCTGGCCGAGTACTTGCAGCTGGACCGGGCGTACGTGTTCGTGTTGTACCCAGCTGAAGACCGCGCCCTGGTGCGGTCAGAGCAGCGGGCGGCGCATTTGGCCTCCCTGGGGGGCGAAGTCCGGATGTCTGATTTCCCGGAAACCGTCGTCCGGATTGCCGACGAGACGCTGGTCGTGCACGATACGGAGAGCGACGCGCGGTTTTCGGCGTTGAATCGCACCTCGCTGCACGCCGTGAACCTGCGGGCGTTTGTGTGCGCCAGCGTCCGCAAAGGCCCGAAGACCGTGGTCTGGTCGCTCGCCGCCGTCTCGGCCACGCCGCGCACCTGGACCCAAGCGGAAGTCGAGCTCATCGAAACCGTAGCGGAACGCCTGTGGGCCGCGGTCGAAAAAGCGAAAGCCGAAGCAGCCCTGCGCGAGAGCAAGGTAAAATTTGCCTCCCTGTTTGCGGCCTCGCCCGCGCCCTTCGTCATCTTACGGCCCGATGCGCCGCGTTTTACCATTGTAGAGGTCAACGATGCCTACCTGCGGGCTACCATGCGCACGCGGGAAGAGCTCGTCGGCCAGGGAATGTTGGAGGCTTTTCCGGACAATCCCGCGGACCCGGACATTGCGGGCGTCAGCACCCTGCGCGCCTCGCTGGAGCGGGTGCTGGCTACCCGCCAGACGGATACCCTGCTAGACTTGCAGTACGACATTGCGCGGCCCGACGGCACCTTTGAGCAGCGCTGGTGGAGCCCGGTGAACGCCCCGGTGCTCAACGAGCGCGGCGAGGTGGTGGCCATCATTCACCACGTCAACGACGTGACCGAGCGCCACCGCGCCCAGCAAGCGGTGCAGGGAAGCGAAGCGCGGCTGCGGGGCGTGCTCGACGGCATGGGCGAGGGCTTCGGGCTGCTCGCGCCCGACTTCACCATTCTCGAACACAACCGCGAAGCGCTTCGCCTGGACGGTCGCGCCCGCGGAGAAATCATCGGGCGCTTGCATTGGGACGTGTATCCCGAAAGCGAAAGCTCGGAGCTCGGGCACCTGCTCAAGCAAGCCATGCGCCAGCGCGAGCCGGTGTCGCTCGAGCATCAGTACGCCTGGGAAGAAGGCCGCGCGCGCTGGCTCGAAATGCGCGCCTATCCAATGGACGACGGCTCGCTGGCGGTATTTTGGCGAGATGTGACCGAGCGCCGCCGCACCGAAGCCGCCCTGCGCGAAACCGAAGCCCGGCACCTGGCCGAGCTGGAGCAGCAGGTGGCCCGGCGCACCCGCGAGCTGCGCGAAAGCCGGGATTTGCTCCAAACCGTGTTCGACACCAACCTGATTGCCATGTCGGTGCTGGAAGCCGTGCGCGACGAGGCCGGCGCCATCCGGGATTTCCGCCTGCGGCTGGTGAGCAAAGAGCTGGAGCGCGAAACCGGCCGCTCCGACCTGGCGGGCAAGCTCTACGCCCAGGAGTACCCCGGCATCCGCAGCGTGGGCATTTTTGACCTGATTGTGCAAACCATCGAAACGGGCCAGCCCCAGGGCATGGAGTACTTTTACCCCCACGAAGGCTTCGACAAATGGTTTGCTTGCCAGTTTGTGAAGCTGGGCGACGGCGTGGTGGCCACCAACCTCGACATCACCGAGCGCAAAACCGCCGAGCAGGAGCGCCTAAAAAACCTGCGCCTGCTGGAGCAGGCCGAAGCCGTGGCCGGCCTGGGCTCCTGGGACTACGACCTGGCCACGGGCACCATGCGCTGGTCCGACGGCATGTACCACCTCTTCGGCAAGCCGCCGGGCCAGCCGGTTGGGACGGACATTTACCTTACCTACGCGGTAGACGAGGACCGCGCGCGGGCCGAGCAGCTGGTGGCCCGCCTCACCGCGGGCAGCGGCGACGTGGAAGAAACCCTGCGCCTGCGCCTCGGCGCGGCGGGGAAAACCATCCGCGTCAAGGCCGTGGTGCTGCCCGACGAAACGGGCCGGCCCGCGCGCGTGCTGGGCGTGGACCTGGACATTACGGAGCTGCAGCGGCTTGAAGCCGACAACCTGCGCCTGCGCCTGACCCGGCAGCAGGCCCTGTTCGAAGCCGTGCAAGCCGCCCAAGAAACCGAGCGGGGGCGCATTGCCGAAAGCCTGCACAACGGCGTGGGCCAGACGCTGTACGCTACCAAGCTGCAGCTCGACCAAGTGCCCGCCGCCCCCGCGCTGCAGCGCACGGCAGAGCTGTTGGCGGAGGCCATCCGGCAAACCCGAGCCATTTCCCACGAGCTGGTTCCCCTGGCGCTCAACGAATTCGGCCTGGACACGGCGCTGCAGGACATCTGCCGCAAGCTCGGCAGCCGCACGCTCCGCTTCGACTGCCACGTCGATCTAAGCGAATTAACGCACCCCCTGCCGCAGCCCCTGCAGATAGCCCTGTACCGCATCGCCCAGGAGCTGGCGCAGAACGTGGTCAAGCACGCGCAGGCTAGCGAAGCCAGCCTGACGCTGGAAGCCGTGCCGGGATTTGTGCTGCTGCGCGTGGAAGACAACGGCGTGGGCTTTCCCGCCCAGACCACTGCCGAGGCCGGTATGGGCCTGCGCAGCATCCGCGACCGGGTGGCGCTGCTGGGCGGACACATGGAAGCGGGCTCAGCGACCCAAGTCGGTACTTTTGTCCGCCTACGCTTACCAATCACGTAA
- a CDS encoding alkaline phosphatase PhoX — MKKFTLVRAPRWACLALLPALGSCESGSEPVAANPVALQAHSVTPALVKALPGFENLAILPLLSSDDRLPESPNFVFGPQPDGGALLRNPLGDGFVLINNHEISQSVSRVYLDKTFKPVRGEYLVDYNGGTTRLCSATLATPEEHGFPVPTFLTAGESGAESMVHAIDPLGPADPANPGRRKPALGKASMENAVPLPKQAYPGKTVILIGEDDSNGQVLLYVSNTPGDLDHGKLYMLKRSNGDPIETNLAMGTRYDVQWVEVPNAKTMTGAQIAAFATANGVLQLARVEDLDYRKGSASHNRELYFTATGVSEADKATPIAGKTMWGRVYRLQLAADNPIAPAKLEVVVDGAQDPGRYIVNPDNICVTENYVYIQEDGDSFYRLNDHDGRIWQWAINSPSQRAKAMLEMDHRRSDPAFNAKYNPGNVQLKSSWEYGAMYDISDLVHSPNTFLVNVHPHTWQDPRFRNADGSGAAANTNSEGGQVLIIRGVAR, encoded by the coding sequence ATGAAAAAGTTTACTTTGGTTCGCGCCCCCCGCTGGGCTTGCCTCGCCCTGTTGCCCGCCCTCGGCAGCTGCGAAAGCGGCAGCGAGCCCGTGGCGGCCAACCCCGTGGCCCTGCAGGCGCACTCCGTGACGCCGGCGCTGGTAAAGGCCCTGCCGGGCTTTGAAAACCTGGCGATCCTCCCGCTGCTTTCGTCGGACGATCGATTGCCCGAGTCGCCGAACTTCGTGTTTGGTCCCCAACCCGACGGCGGCGCCCTGCTGCGCAACCCGCTCGGCGACGGTTTTGTGCTCATCAACAATCACGAAATCTCGCAATCCGTTTCGCGGGTTTACTTGGACAAGACCTTTAAGCCCGTGCGGGGGGAATACCTCGTGGACTACAACGGCGGCACGACCCGCTTGTGCTCGGCAACCCTGGCCACCCCGGAAGAGCACGGCTTTCCGGTGCCTACGTTCCTGACGGCGGGCGAAAGCGGGGCGGAAAGCATGGTGCACGCCATTGATCCGCTGGGGCCGGCGGACCCCGCCAACCCGGGCCGACGCAAGCCCGCGCTGGGCAAGGCCAGCATGGAAAACGCCGTGCCCCTCCCCAAGCAGGCGTACCCCGGCAAAACGGTGATCCTCATTGGCGAGGACGATTCCAACGGGCAGGTGCTGCTTTACGTGAGCAACACCCCGGGGGATCTGGACCACGGCAAGCTCTACATGCTCAAGCGCAGCAACGGGGACCCAATCGAGACCAACCTGGCCATGGGCACGCGCTACGACGTGCAGTGGGTGGAAGTGCCCAATGCCAAAACCATGACCGGGGCGCAAATCGCGGCTTTCGCAACGGCCAACGGGGTGCTGCAGCTGGCCCGGGTGGAGGATTTGGATTACCGCAAAGGCAGCGCCAGCCACAACCGCGAGCTGTATTTCACGGCCACCGGGGTCAGCGAAGCCGACAAAGCCACGCCCATTGCCGGCAAGACCATGTGGGGCCGCGTCTACCGGCTGCAGTTGGCCGCCGACAACCCAATTGCCCCCGCCAAGCTGGAAGTGGTGGTGGACGGGGCGCAGGACCCGGGCCGCTACATCGTTAACCCGGACAACATCTGCGTAACCGAGAACTACGTCTACATCCAGGAGGACGGCGACTCGTTTTACCGCCTCAACGACCACGACGGCCGCATCTGGCAGTGGGCCATCAACAGCCCCAGCCAGCGGGCCAAAGCGATGCTCGAGATGGACCACCGCCGCAGCGACCCGGCGTTTAACGCCAAGTACAACCCGGGCAACGTGCAGCTGAAGAGCTCCTGGGAATACGGGGCCATGTACGACATCAGCGACCTCGTGCACTCGCCGAACACCTTCCTGGTGAACGTGCACCCGCATACCTGGCAGGATCCCCGCTTCCGCAACGCCGACGGCTCCGGGGCGGCGGCCAACACCAACAGCGAAGGCGGCCAGGTGCTCATCATCCGCGGGGTCGCCCGGTAA
- a CDS encoding cytochrome-c peroxidase: MPTLPVSSRFAGLLLALATSFSGCGVPAAAPGPLLSATGATTEQPGSRPARIKAAVAQDIAALLRQVDTRLLPLVQRPPQRPLPQDSLRGAFRQCRLAYKQVEPYAEYFLPATSRLINGPPVAELEIEETKTFEPAGLQVIEQLLYPDAAAAARDTAARRELRRQVWRLRRQVRSLQLAWEVQDFTDAHVFDALRQEVFRVVALGITGFDTPLQPAAALPEAAAALQALELPLRLYAGPGAGKPGEQALAARQAAGAALRQAGSFATFDRLAFIRRHANPLGRALLSLQRQLKIAPFPGELRPLRPEAATLFDLGAFNPDYYAGNRQWFTNPAKVALGKQLFQDPVLSGGGARSCASCHQPARAFTDGRARSRSLRGGSLRRNTPTILNAALQAGQFYDLRAPNLESQAVDVIGNRDEMHGSLATAAERLARRPAYVARFRAAFAAAGQSGEPLITPSRIQNALAAYERSLVHLNSPFDRYVRGEARAGLSAAAIRGFNLYAGKARCATCHFFPLTNGTVPPTFQESEAEVLGLPTRPGARRLDPDPGRYEHTRLPELRRAFKTPTLRNVALTAPYMHNGEYQTLDEVLHFYNEGGGTGLHLPVGNQTLPADPLHLSRSELADLKAFLLALTDAPDAGPEPRPTAGRKPGQPAR, translated from the coding sequence ATGCCTACCCTACCGGTTTCTTCCCGCTTCGCCGGGCTGCTGCTCGCGCTGGCCACCAGTTTTAGCGGCTGCGGCGTCCCAGCCGCCGCCCCCGGCCCGCTGCTTTCGGCAACGGGCGCCACCACCGAGCAGCCCGGCTCGCGCCCGGCCCGGATCAAAGCGGCCGTGGCCCAGGACATCGCGGCGCTGCTGCGGCAGGTAGACACCCGGCTGCTGCCCCTGGTGCAGCGCCCCCCGCAGCGCCCGCTACCCCAGGACTCCCTGCGCGGCGCGTTCCGGCAATGCCGGCTGGCCTACAAGCAGGTGGAGCCCTACGCGGAATACTTCCTGCCCGCCACCAGCCGCCTGATCAACGGGCCGCCGGTGGCCGAGCTGGAAATCGAAGAAACCAAGACCTTCGAACCGGCCGGGCTGCAAGTAATCGAGCAGTTGCTGTACCCGGATGCCGCCGCTGCCGCGCGGGATACGGCCGCGCGGCGGGAGTTGCGGCGCCAGGTTTGGCGGCTGCGCCGCCAGGTGCGGTCCCTGCAGCTGGCCTGGGAGGTGCAGGACTTTACCGATGCCCACGTGTTTGACGCCCTGCGGCAGGAGGTGTTCCGCGTCGTGGCCCTGGGCATCACGGGCTTTGACACGCCCTTGCAACCCGCGGCCGCGCTGCCCGAGGCCGCCGCGGCCCTGCAGGCACTGGAGCTGCCCTTGCGCCTGTACGCCGGGCCCGGGGCGGGAAAGCCCGGCGAGCAGGCGCTCGCGGCCCGGCAGGCGGCGGGCGCCGCCTTGCGGCAAGCCGGAAGCTTTGCAACCTTTGACCGCCTGGCCTTTATTCGGCGCCACGCCAATCCCTTGGGGCGGGCGCTGCTGAGCCTGCAGCGGCAGTTGAAAATTGCGCCGTTTCCCGGCGAGCTGCGGCCGCTGCGGCCCGAGGCAGCCACCCTGTTCGACCTGGGCGCGTTCAACCCCGATTACTACGCCGGCAACCGGCAGTGGTTTACCAACCCGGCCAAAGTTGCCTTGGGCAAGCAGCTGTTTCAGGACCCGGTCTTAAGCGGTGGGGGCGCTCGCTCGTGCGCCTCCTGCCACCAGCCGGCGCGGGCGTTTACCGATGGGCGGGCGCGCAGCAGGTCCCTGCGCGGGGGCAGCCTGCGCCGCAACACCCCCACCATTCTCAACGCCGCCCTGCAGGCCGGCCAGTTTTACGACCTGCGCGCCCCGAACCTGGAAAGCCAGGCCGTGGACGTGATCGGCAACCGCGACGAGATGCACGGCTCGCTGGCAACCGCCGCCGAACGCCTGGCGCGGCGTCCGGCCTACGTCGCCCGGTTCCGGGCCGCTTTTGCCGCCGCGGGCCAATCCGGGGAACCGCTGATCACGCCCAGCCGCATTCAAAACGCCTTGGCCGCCTACGAGCGCAGCCTTGTCCACTTGAATTCCCCCTTCGACCGCTACGTGCGCGGCGAAGCCCGCGCGGGCCTGAGCGCCGCCGCCATCCGCGGCTTTAACCTGTACGCGGGCAAGGCCCGGTGCGCCACCTGCCACTTTTTCCCGCTCACCAACGGGACGGTGCCCCCCACGTTCCAGGAGTCGGAAGCCGAAGTGCTGGGCTTGCCCACAAGGCCGGGCGCCCGCAGGCTGGACCCGGACCCCGGGCGGTATGAGCACACCCGGCTGCCGGAGCTGCGGCGCGCGTTTAAAACCCCGACGTTACGCAACGTGGCCCTGACAGCCCCCTACATGCACAACGGGGAATACCAAACCCTGGACGAGGTTTTGCACTTCTACAACGAGGGCGGCGGCACCGGCCTGCACCTGCCCGTTGGCAACCAAACGTTGCCGGCGGACCCGCTGCACCTGAGCCGCTCGGAGCTGGCCGATCTGAAAGCGTTTCTCTTGGCTTTAACGGATGCCCCCGACGCCGGGCCGGAGCCGAGGCCAACGGCCGGGCGAAAACCCGGGCAACCGGCCCGCTAG
- a CDS encoding GrpB family protein encodes MLLQAYQERWPADFQAIAQVLRAALPGLPCVAEHVGSTAVPGLAAKPIIDLDLLYSPPVTLPQVAAGLAAIGYAHVGDQGIPGRDVFKRVPLGLPHPVLDRVKHHLYVCADDSREWHRHRVFRDYLRRHADARQQYEALKMRLAAEAGQDQRRYAELKQTRAQGFVARVLRQASGVASDLPRA; translated from the coding sequence ATGTTGCTTCAAGCCTACCAAGAACGCTGGCCCGCAGACTTTCAAGCCATCGCGCAGGTGTTGCGGGCGGCACTGCCGGGTTTGCCCTGCGTGGCGGAGCACGTGGGCAGCACGGCCGTTCCCGGGCTGGCCGCCAAGCCCATCATCGACCTGGACTTGCTCTACTCCCCGCCCGTCACCCTGCCCCAGGTGGCCGCCGGCTTAGCGGCCATCGGGTACGCCCACGTCGGGGATCAGGGCATTCCCGGGCGGGACGTGTTCAAGCGCGTTCCCCTGGGGTTACCGCATCCGGTGCTGGACCGGGTAAAGCACCATTTGTACGTCTGCGCGGACGACAGCCGCGAGTGGCACCGGCACCGGGTGTTTCGGGACTACCTGCGGCGGCACGCCGACGCCCGTCAGCAGTACGAAGCGCTGAAAATGCGTTTAGCTGCGGAAGCCGGGCAAGACCAGCGCCGGTACGCCGAGCTTAAGCAGACGCGGGCACAGGGCTTTGTTGCGCGGGTGCTCCGGCAAGCCAGCGGGGTTGCTTCGGACCTGCCCCGGGCCTAG
- a CDS encoding LytR/AlgR family response regulator transcription factor → MDDNAMSRQLLQQLVRTTPALELVGALPDARQVPALLARQPVDVLLLDVEMPYLSGLDLIRQLGAAAPSVVLVTASPEYEREARALRVADFLLKPLGAGQFRQSMARLLAYVRARGGAD, encoded by the coding sequence GTGGACGATAACGCAATGAGCCGCCAGCTGCTGCAGCAGCTGGTACGCACCACGCCCGCGCTGGAGCTGGTCGGGGCGCTGCCCGACGCCCGCCAAGTGCCCGCGCTGCTGGCCCGGCAGCCCGTCGACGTGCTGCTGCTCGACGTAGAAATGCCGTACCTGTCGGGCTTGGACCTGATTCGGCAGCTGGGCGCGGCGGCCCCCAGCGTGGTGTTGGTCACGGCCAGCCCCGAGTACGAGCGCGAGGCCCGGGCCTTGCGGGTCGCCGATTTTTTATTGAAACCGTTGGGTGCGGGGCAGTTTCGCCAAAGCATGGCACGACTGCTGGCCTATGTGAGGGCGCGAGGCGGCGCCGACTAA